A part of Neodiprion pinetum isolate iyNeoPine1 unplaced genomic scaffold, iyNeoPine1.2 ptg000129l, whole genome shotgun sequence genomic DNA contains:
- the LOC124224296 gene encoding uncharacterized protein — translation MRLELPEVKRKKMVAVIDDFSNRKFCTIREFAHLIGKLVDCCRAIEYGWLYTKRFEREKFFALLVSGGDYDAQLELSADLQIEFDWWKQNITTSFGPIRSFRFIEEIYSDASKTGWGAYCCNEGTHGFWSDTERGLHINQLELIAVFMALKCFASELYDCEILLRIDNTTAIAYVNRMGGVQYAALHGIAKEIWQWCECRKIWIFASYIASKENVEADRESRIKNIDTEWELSSWAYEKVISEFGKPKLDLFASRINAKCQAYCSWHRDPDTLAIDAFTINWKSEYFYAFPPFALVLRFLRKVIADHACGIAIVPNWPSQPWFPIFMDFLVSPASITEITGFDCREIVGESYRRKKFSDSVIETLLASLAESTWKQYSGPIKLWANFCRETETDIYKASANRILEFLQMRYGSGASYGTLNATRSAISLISTNDMTNDRIISRFFKGIFRLRPTKPRYDETWDVGIVLTYIANLYPLESLNNQQLSERLVTLLALGTAHRVQTFSLMRLDNISHSAQGFEIRISDIIKTSRPGAFQPLLLLPYFREQPRLCIASTLKRYLEITKPLRGDCSNVLITSRKPFKSASTQTISRWIRSVLAKSGIGPEFTAHSTRHACTSAALAKGLDISAIRNTAGWSKDSQVFAEYYNRPIKSGRKDFAATVF, via the exons ATGAGATTGGAGCTACCGGAAgtgaagagaaagaaaatggtAGCCGTGATCGACGACTTTAGCAATCGCAAGTTTTGTACAATTCGGGAATTCGCTCACCTCATCGGGAAGTTAGTCGACTGTTGTCGCGCAATTGAGTATGGATGGTTATACACCAAGAGATTCGAACGAGAAAAGTTCTTCGCCCTGTTAGTCAGCGGGGGGGATTACGATGCACAGCTCGAATTATCCGCAGATTTGCAGATCGAATTCGATTGGtggaaacaaaatattacaacaTCATTTGGTCCGATAAGAAGTTTTCGATTTATTGAGGAGATTTACTCGGACGCGTCAAAAACGGGCTGGGGCGCGTATTGTTGTAATGAAGGCACACACGGTTTTTGGAGTGACACCGAAAGGGGGCTGCACATTAACCAACTCGAACTAATTGCCGTCTTTATGGCCCTTAAATGTTTTGCAAGCGAATTGTACGATTGCGAAATTTTACTAAGAATCGATAATACGACAGCTATTGCATATGTGAATCGAATGGGAGGAGTTCAATATGCCGCACTTCACGGGATAGCAAAAGAGATTTGGCAATGGTGCGAATGTAGGAAAATTTGGATTTTCGCATCTTACATAGCGTCCAAGGAAAACGTCGAGGCCGATAGGGAGTCGAGGATAAAGAATATAGACACGGAATGGGAACTGTCGAGTTGGGCATACGAGAAAGTAATTTCGGAATTTGGCAAACCAAAATTGGACCTGTTTGCATCCAGGATTAACGCAAAATGTCAAGCTTATTGTTCGTGGCACAGAGATCCTGATACCTTAGCTATTGACGCGTTCACGATCAACTGGAAATCGGagtatttttatgcatttccACCGTTCGCATTGGTACTCAGGTTCCTTCGAAAAGTTATCGCAGATCACGCCTGTGGGATTGCGATAGTGCCGAATTGGCCTTCGCAACCATGGTTCCCTATATTTATGGACTTTCTC GTCTCTCCAGCATCCATTACAGAAATCACTGGCTTTGATTGCCGGGAAATTGTCGGCGAATCTTACCGCCGCAAGAAATTCTCGGACTCGGTGATCGAGACGTTGTTGGCTTCTCTCGCCGAGAGTACATGGAAGCAGTACTCAGGACCTATTAAGCTATGGGCGAATTTCTGTCGAGAGACGGAAACAGACATTTACAAAGCGAGCGCGAACCGCATTCTCGAATTTCTGCAAATGAGATACGGTTCAGGAGCCTCCTATGGCACATTAAACGCGACGCGATCGGCGATCTCTTTAATATCGACGAACGACATGACTAACGATCGGATTATCAGTAGATTTTTTAAAGGGATTTTTCGGCTTAGACCAAcgaaacctcgatacgacgaAACATGGGACGTCGGCATCGTACTTACGTACATTGCGAACTTATATCCTCTCGAATCATTAAACAATCAACAATTGTCAGAGAGATTAGTTACGCTGTTAGCTTTAGGTACGGCTCATCGAGTGCAAACTTTCTCGCTCATGAGACTTGACAATATTTCTCACTCGGCACAGGGCTTCGAGATAAGGATCTCGGACATCATTAAAACGTCGAGACCAGGGGCTTTCCAGCCACTTTTGTTATTGCCGTACTTTCGCGAACAGCCTAGACTGTGCATAGCGAGCACGTTGAAGAGATATTTGGAAATAACAAAACCACTCAGAGGCGATTGCAGTAACGTACTGATCACTTCGAGAAAACCCTTCAAATCGGCGAGTACCCAGACAATAAGTCGTTGGATCCGGTCAGTGTTGGCAAAGAGCGGCATAGGACCTGAGTTCACGGCGCACAGTACAAGGCACGCGTGTACGTCGGCTGCCTTGGCAAAGGGGTTGGATATTAGCGCGATAAGAAATACCGCGGGCTGGTCAAAGGACTCGCAGGTATTTGCAGAGTACTACAATCGGCCGATTAAATCGGGCAGAAAAGACTTTGCAGCAACCGTGTTCTGA